One Halomonas sp. M4R1S46 genomic window carries:
- a CDS encoding serine/threonine protein kinase: MNDTTHPFARLAPARVVAAVESLGFWLPGEPFALNSYENRVYLVHDDERRRWVVKFYRPARWSDARIQEEHDFLIELEAAGVAVAAPWRDAAGASLHHAEGFRFAVFPQLPGQAPELEDPAHLFALGEVIGAMHAVGACRPFAHRRVMDLDVMVGEACEGVLASRWLDRRQRLAYQRVTEALRPALAAQAWPPSRNLRVHGDCHLGNMLGRDEHFALVDFDDCLMAPAVQDLWMLLTAQEEGERQMQLSEVVEGYEQYRDFDRCELALVEPLRTLRLLRHSAWLVARWDDPAFPQAFPWLADAGYWDAHIRELEQQRQTLSRAPCWLAR, encoded by the coding sequence ATGAACGATACGACCCACCCCTTCGCCCGCCTCGCGCCCGCCCGGGTGGTGGCGGCGGTGGAGTCCCTGGGGTTCTGGCTGCCCGGCGAGCCCTTCGCCCTCAACAGCTACGAGAACCGGGTCTACCTGGTGCACGACGACGAGCGGCGCCGCTGGGTGGTCAAGTTCTACCGTCCCGCGCGCTGGAGCGATGCCCGGATCCAGGAGGAACACGACTTCCTGATCGAGCTCGAGGCAGCGGGCGTGGCGGTGGCCGCCCCCTGGCGCGATGCCGCCGGCGCCAGCCTCCACCACGCGGAGGGTTTTCGTTTCGCGGTCTTTCCCCAACTCCCGGGCCAGGCCCCGGAGCTTGAGGACCCGGCCCACCTGTTCGCCCTGGGTGAGGTCATCGGGGCCATGCACGCGGTCGGCGCGTGCCGCCCCTTCGCCCATCGCCGGGTCATGGACCTGGACGTCATGGTCGGGGAGGCTTGCGAGGGCGTGCTGGCGAGCCGCTGGCTGGATCGCCGCCAGCGGCTCGCCTACCAGCGGGTGACCGAGGCCCTGCGTCCCGCCCTGGCGGCCCAGGCCTGGCCGCCCTCGCGGAACCTGCGCGTGCACGGCGACTGCCACCTGGGCAACATGCTGGGACGCGACGAGCACTTCGCCCTGGTCGACTTCGACGACTGCCTGATGGCCCCGGCGGTGCAGGATCTCTGGATGTTGCTCACCGCCCAGGAGGAGGGTGAGCGGCAGATGCAGCTCTCGGAGGTGGTCGAGGGCTACGAGCAGTATCGCGACTTCGACCGCTGCGAACTGGCACTGGTGGAGCCCCTGCGGACCCTGCGCCTGCTGCGCCACAGTGCCTGGCTAGTGGCCCGCTGGGACGATCCGGCCTTTCCCCAGGCCTTCCCCTGGCTGGCCGACGCGGGCTACTGGGACGCGCATATCCGCGAGCTGGAGCAGCAGCGCCAGACGCTTTCGCGTGCGCCGTGCTGGCTCGCCCGCTGA
- the bioF gene encoding 8-amino-7-oxononanoate synthase yields MAVHVDPWQRRLAEHAETRRAAGLWRQRPTLAADEPLIDFAGNDYLGLARDPRLAEAQAEGARRFGAGARASHLVCGHLAVHEALEQRLAELTGRPRALLFSTGYMANLGTLQALCDRHCRVFQDRLNHASLLDGARLAGAPSRRFHHRDLDDLAGLLARAPAESPRLVVSDGVFSMDGDSADIAGLAATCRRHRAWLMVDDAHGLGVLGEHGDGCVGRAHGVDEVPVLVGTLGKALGTAGAFVAGSEALVEHLIQFARPYVYTTAQPPGVAAATLAALDILASEPQHRQRLRERIRVFRREAATLGLPLGASTTPIQPVVLGDSGRVMRWAARLHDRGLRVGAIRAPTVPRGEARLRITLSAAHGDDALDALLAGLAACAREETR; encoded by the coding sequence ATGGCCGTCCACGTCGATCCCTGGCAGCGCCGCCTGGCCGAGCATGCCGAGACACGCCGGGCCGCGGGCCTGTGGCGCCAGCGCCCCACCCTGGCGGCCGATGAACCGCTCATCGACTTCGCCGGCAACGACTATCTCGGCCTGGCCCGAGACCCGCGCCTGGCCGAGGCCCAGGCCGAGGGGGCCCGCCGCTTCGGCGCCGGTGCCCGGGCCTCGCACCTGGTGTGCGGGCACCTGGCGGTCCACGAGGCCCTGGAACAGCGCCTGGCCGAGCTCACCGGCCGCCCCCGGGCACTGCTGTTCTCCACCGGCTACATGGCCAACCTGGGCACCCTCCAGGCCCTCTGCGACCGGCACTGCCGGGTCTTCCAGGATCGCCTCAACCACGCCTCGCTGCTGGACGGGGCCCGGCTCGCCGGCGCCCCCTCGCGACGCTTCCACCACCGCGACCTCGACGACCTCGCCGGCCTGCTGGCGCGCGCCCCCGCCGAGTCCCCGCGGCTGGTGGTCAGCGACGGCGTGTTCAGCATGGACGGCGACAGCGCCGACATCGCCGGCCTCGCCGCCACCTGCCGGCGCCACCGGGCCTGGCTGATGGTCGACGACGCCCACGGCCTGGGGGTGCTCGGCGAGCACGGCGATGGCTGCGTGGGCCGGGCCCACGGCGTGGACGAGGTGCCGGTGCTGGTCGGCACCCTGGGCAAGGCGCTGGGCACCGCCGGGGCCTTCGTCGCCGGCAGCGAGGCGCTGGTCGAGCACCTGATCCAGTTCGCCCGCCCCTACGTCTATACCACCGCCCAGCCCCCCGGCGTGGCCGCGGCGACCCTGGCCGCCCTGGACATCCTGGCGAGCGAGCCGCAGCATCGCCAGCGCCTCCGGGAACGCATCCGCGTCTTCCGCCGCGAGGCCGCGACGCTCGGCCTGCCGCTGGGCGCGTCGACCACGCCCATCCAGCCCGTCGTGCTGGGCGACAGCGGCAGGGTGATGCGCTGGGCGGCCAGGCTCCACGACCGGGGCCTGCGGGTCGGCGCCATCCGGGCCCCCACGGTGCCCCGCGGCGAGGCCCGGCTGCGCATCACCCTGAGTGCCGCCCACGGCGACGACGCCCTGGATGCCCTGCTGGCGGGGCTGGCGGCCTGCGCCCGGGAGGAGACGAGGTGA
- a CDS encoding CocE/NonD family hydrolase, whose protein sequence is MREVSDFPHAVECLDPVWVPMEDGVRLNARIWLPESAHQRPVPAVLEYIPYRLRDGSARRDAIHHRYFAGHGYAAVRVDLRGSGDSEGVLEDEYLEQELIDGEAILRWLAAQPWCDGGVGMIGISWGGFNGLQLAARQPPELKAVVSVCSTDDRYTDDVHYMGGCLLGDNLSWASTMFAYNSLPPDPSVVGERWREMWHQRLEGSGLWLATWLEHPHRDAYWRHGSICEEFSKVRIPVLAASGWADGYSNAVMRLLEHLPGPTRGLVGPWSHKYPHLGEPGPAIGFLQECLRWWDQWLKGEERGVLEDPALRAWMQDSMPPTTQYGHRHGRWVGEPVWPSPRIEEWRLPLAPRRLSLDGERRRESWPLTVQSPLTCGLFAGKWCSYAAGPDLAHDQREEDGGALVFDSPPLTETLEILGGPVLELEVAADRPVAMVAVRLSDVAPDDKATRVTYGLLNLTHRDGHATPRPLTPGQRYQVRVQFNDIAQVFPEGHRLRLAISTSYWPLAWPPPEHVRLTIHDEGSALVLPRRPPRAEDVAIAFEASEGAPTIPMTPMEPEHHNWYVHRDLAEDLSTLEVINDRGRVRLEDSGLEVQIRSVETYRSRDDDFRSLEGTTLWERSLKRDDWEVTTVTRTVLTSDPAYFYLHATLDAYEDNRRVHCQSWDRRIPRRLV, encoded by the coding sequence ATGAGAGAGGTGAGCGACTTTCCCCATGCCGTCGAGTGTCTCGATCCCGTGTGGGTCCCGATGGAAGATGGGGTCCGCCTCAACGCGCGCATCTGGTTGCCCGAGTCGGCCCATCAACGGCCGGTGCCCGCCGTGCTCGAGTACATTCCTTATCGCCTGCGTGACGGCTCCGCCCGCCGCGACGCCATCCACCACCGCTACTTCGCCGGGCATGGCTACGCGGCGGTGCGTGTCGACCTGCGCGGCAGCGGAGACTCCGAGGGCGTGCTCGAGGACGAGTACCTGGAGCAGGAACTCATCGACGGCGAGGCCATCCTGCGCTGGCTGGCGGCCCAGCCCTGGTGCGATGGCGGGGTCGGGATGATCGGCATCTCCTGGGGCGGCTTCAACGGACTGCAGCTGGCCGCCCGCCAGCCCCCCGAGCTCAAGGCCGTGGTCAGCGTCTGCTCCACCGACGACCGTTACACCGACGACGTCCACTACATGGGCGGCTGCCTGCTGGGCGACAACCTGTCCTGGGCATCGACCATGTTCGCCTACAACTCCCTGCCGCCCGACCCGAGCGTGGTCGGCGAACGCTGGCGGGAAATGTGGCACCAGCGCCTGGAGGGCAGCGGCCTATGGCTCGCCACCTGGCTCGAGCACCCCCATCGGGATGCCTACTGGCGGCATGGCTCCATCTGCGAGGAGTTCTCGAAGGTGCGGATTCCGGTGCTGGCGGCCAGTGGCTGGGCCGATGGCTACTCCAACGCCGTGATGCGTCTGCTCGAGCACCTGCCGGGGCCGACGCGTGGCCTGGTCGGCCCCTGGAGCCACAAGTATCCCCACCTGGGCGAGCCGGGGCCGGCGATCGGTTTCCTGCAGGAATGCCTGCGCTGGTGGGATCAGTGGCTCAAGGGGGAGGAACGGGGCGTGCTCGAGGACCCCGCCCTGCGGGCCTGGATGCAGGACAGCATGCCGCCCACCACCCAGTACGGTCACCGGCACGGGCGCTGGGTGGGCGAGCCCGTCTGGCCCTCGCCGCGCATCGAGGAGTGGCGGCTGCCGCTGGCGCCGCGCCGTCTGTCGCTGGACGGCGAGCGGCGCCGGGAGAGCTGGCCTCTGACGGTCCAGTCGCCGCTGACCTGCGGGCTCTTCGCCGGCAAGTGGTGCTCCTACGCCGCCGGCCCGGACCTGGCCCACGACCAGCGCGAGGAGGACGGCGGGGCGCTGGTGTTCGACAGCCCGCCGCTGACGGAGACTCTGGAGATCCTCGGGGGCCCGGTGCTGGAGCTCGAGGTGGCCGCCGACCGGCCCGTGGCCATGGTGGCGGTGCGTCTCTCCGACGTGGCGCCCGACGACAAGGCGACCCGGGTGACCTATGGCCTGCTGAACCTCACCCATCGCGACGGCCACGCCACGCCTCGGCCCCTGACCCCGGGACAGCGCTACCAGGTGCGGGTCCAGTTCAACGACATCGCCCAGGTGTTCCCCGAAGGGCATCGGCTGCGGCTGGCGATCTCGACGTCCTATTGGCCACTGGCCTGGCCGCCCCCGGAGCATGTGCGCCTGACCATCCATGACGAGGGCAGTGCCCTGGTGTTGCCGCGGCGCCCACCTCGGGCGGAGGACGTGGCCATCGCCTTCGAGGCCTCGGAAGGCGCCCCCACCATCCCCATGACCCCGATGGAGCCGGAGCACCATAACTGGTACGTGCACCGCGACCTGGCCGAGGATCTCTCCACCCTGGAGGTGATCAACGACCGCGGGCGTGTGCGCCTGGAAGATTCCGGCCTGGAGGTGCAGATCCGCTCGGTGGAGACCTACCGTTCCCGGGACGACGATTTCAGGTCCCTGGAGGGCACGACCCTCTGGGAGCGCTCGCTGAAGCGTGACGACTGGGAGGTCACCACGGTCACCCGCACCGTGCTGACGTCCGACCCGGCGTATTTCTACCTCCATGCGACCCTGGATGCCTACGAGGACAACCGCCGGGTGCATTGCCAGAGCTGGGATCGGCGCATTCCCCGCCGACTGGTGTAG
- a CDS encoding LysE family translocator, with translation MDGLTWITYVGVIVALIIFPGPVALLCTSHGLRFGRRRASATVLGGALASLVLMLLSSLGLGAVLAASETAFHVLKVVGGAYLILLGIQAWRRPGGEAPLPAAPPEARLPDVPVARLFRQGFLVGISNPKDLLFFAALFPNFIAVGEPRLVQFAILAATWLVIDLGLMSLYAAMGSGLGQWFRHPGRAKRFDRATGGLFMAAGGSLIASSP, from the coding sequence ATGGACGGACTCACCTGGATCACCTATGTCGGCGTGATCGTCGCACTGATCATCTTCCCCGGCCCGGTCGCCCTGCTCTGCACCAGCCACGGCCTGCGCTTCGGCCGTCGCCGCGCCTCGGCCACCGTGCTGGGCGGCGCCCTGGCGTCCCTGGTGCTGATGCTGCTGTCGTCGCTAGGGCTCGGTGCCGTCCTGGCGGCCTCAGAGACTGCCTTCCACGTCCTCAAGGTGGTGGGTGGGGCCTACCTGATCCTGCTCGGCATCCAGGCCTGGCGACGCCCTGGCGGCGAGGCCCCGCTGCCCGCGGCGCCCCCCGAGGCCCGGCTCCCGGACGTCCCCGTCGCCCGGCTGTTCCGCCAGGGCTTTCTGGTCGGCATCAGCAACCCCAAGGACCTGCTGTTCTTCGCCGCCCTCTTCCCCAACTTCATCGCCGTGGGCGAGCCCCGGCTCGTCCAGTTCGCCATCCTGGCCGCCACCTGGCTGGTGATCGATCTCGGCCTGATGTCGCTCTATGCCGCCATGGGTTCGGGGCTGGGCCAATGGTTCCGCCACCCGGGCCGTGCGAAGCGCTTCGACCGCGCCACCGGCGGCCTGTTCATGGCGGCCGGCGGCTCCCTGATCGCCTCGTCGCCCTGA
- the bioA gene encoding adenosylmethionine--8-amino-7-oxononanoate transaminase has translation MPSPVWHPYAHLKTQSPAPKVVGGEGPRFTLEGGESLLDATCSWWCMIHGYRHPRLVEAIQRQADELCHVMLGGLTHDPADRLARELVRVTPEGLNHVFFSDSGSVGMEVAMKMAVQYHYLRGKPAKHRMLTLMKAYHGDTAGCMAVCDPEEGMHSLFSGFLPQHHFAPAPTASFEASEEEVQADLDALRGVLEAHHHEIAALLMEPLLQAAGGLNMTSPHYLRGARALCEEFDVLLVFDEVATGFGRTGRLFAADHADVTPDIMVLSKGLTGGYLGHAATLATDRVHSAFIGDSPEHAFMHGPTFMGNPLACRVALESLAVFEEDDYLGRIRALNAVLREELMDDAALRAHPAVADVRVLGATAVIEVHDATALKGVAAFARERGVWLRPFGRWLYTMPAYITGEDDMRRITGAMKGWFRRG, from the coding sequence ATGCCATCCCCCGTCTGGCACCCCTATGCCCACCTCAAGACCCAGTCTCCCGCCCCCAAGGTGGTCGGCGGCGAGGGCCCCCGCTTCACCCTGGAGGGCGGCGAGTCGCTGCTCGACGCCACCTGCTCCTGGTGGTGCATGATCCACGGTTACCGGCACCCGCGACTGGTCGAAGCCATCCAGCGCCAGGCCGACGAACTCTGCCACGTGATGCTCGGCGGGCTGACCCACGACCCCGCCGACCGCCTGGCCCGGGAGCTGGTGCGCGTCACGCCCGAGGGCCTGAACCACGTCTTCTTCTCCGACAGTGGCTCGGTGGGCATGGAGGTGGCCATGAAGATGGCCGTGCAGTACCACTACCTACGCGGCAAGCCGGCCAAGCACCGCATGCTGACGCTGATGAAGGCCTATCACGGCGATACCGCCGGTTGCATGGCGGTGTGCGACCCCGAGGAGGGCATGCACTCGCTGTTCTCCGGCTTCCTGCCGCAGCATCATTTCGCCCCCGCCCCCACCGCTTCCTTCGAGGCCAGCGAGGAGGAAGTGCAGGCCGATCTCGACGCCCTGCGTGGGGTGCTGGAAGCCCATCATCACGAGATCGCCGCGCTGCTGATGGAGCCGCTGCTGCAGGCCGCCGGCGGGCTCAACATGACCTCGCCCCACTACCTGCGCGGCGCCCGGGCGCTGTGCGAGGAATTCGACGTGCTGCTGGTGTTCGACGAGGTGGCCACCGGCTTCGGCCGCACCGGGCGGCTGTTCGCCGCCGACCACGCCGACGTGACGCCGGACATCATGGTGCTCTCCAAGGGCCTCACCGGCGGCTACCTGGGCCACGCCGCGACCCTGGCCACCGACAGGGTGCATTCAGCGTTCATCGGGGATAGTCCCGAACATGCCTTCATGCACGGCCCCACCTTCATGGGCAATCCGCTGGCCTGCCGGGTGGCGCTGGAGAGCCTGGCGGTGTTCGAGGAGGACGACTACCTGGGCCGCATTCGGGCGCTCAACGCCGTGCTGCGTGAGGAGCTGATGGACGACGCGGCGTTGCGCGCCCATCCGGCGGTGGCCGACGTGCGCGTGCTCGGCGCCACTGCGGTGATCGAGGTGCACGACGCCACCGCGCTCAAGGGCGTGGCCGCCTTCGCCCGGGAACGGGGCGTCTGGTTGCGGCCCTTCGGTCGCTGGCTGTATACCATGCCGGCCTACATCACCGGCGAGGACGACATGCGCCGCATCACCGGGGCGATGAAGGGCTGGTTCCGGCGCGGCTGA
- the bioD gene encoding dethiobiotin synthase, whose product MAVYFVTGTDTDAGKTLVSSGLLALAHRQGLTTLGLKPVASGCEATAEGLRNLDALTLQAQSVPAPPYATVNPFAYAPAIAPHLAARRAGEVPTLDALIERSAGALAEDRDLTLIEGAGGWRVPLNDDEDLAGLARRLALPVILVVGLKLGCLSHARLTAETVRGDGLRLAGWVGNLIDPGFAEDAALYRDNLATLERCLDAPCLGVVPRLDAETPADRAEAAAKHLRLPASDRA is encoded by the coding sequence ATGGCCGTCTACTTCGTCACCGGTACCGACACCGACGCGGGCAAGACCCTGGTGAGCAGCGGCCTGCTGGCCCTGGCCCATCGGCAAGGCCTCACCACCCTGGGACTCAAGCCGGTGGCCTCCGGCTGCGAGGCCACCGCCGAGGGGCTGCGCAACCTCGACGCCCTGACCCTCCAGGCCCAGAGCGTGCCCGCCCCACCCTATGCCACCGTCAACCCCTTCGCCTATGCCCCGGCCATCGCCCCGCACCTGGCCGCCCGTCGGGCCGGCGAGGTGCCGACCCTCGACGCCCTGATCGAGCGTAGCGCCGGGGCGCTGGCCGAAGACCGCGACCTGACGCTGATCGAGGGGGCCGGTGGCTGGCGGGTGCCGCTCAACGACGACGAGGACCTCGCCGGGCTGGCCCGGCGCCTTGCGCTGCCGGTGATCCTGGTGGTGGGACTGAAGCTCGGCTGCCTGAGTCACGCCCGGCTCACCGCCGAGACGGTGCGCGGCGATGGCCTGCGCCTGGCCGGCTGGGTAGGCAACCTGATCGATCCCGGCTTCGCCGAGGACGCGGCGCTCTATCGGGACAACCTGGCCACTCTGGAACGTTGCCTGGATGCTCCCTGCCTCGGCGTGGTGCCGCGGCTCGACGCCGAGACGCCAGCGGATCGCGCCGAGGCGGCGGCGAAACATCTTCGGCTCCCAGCGTCAGACCGAGCCTGA
- the bioB gene encoding biotin synthase BioB, whose protein sequence is MPAQLPDNAPDALTLAARPAIRHDWSLEEIEALFALPFNDLLFRAQQVHRAHFDPNAVQVSTLLSIKTGACPEDCKYCPQSGHYNTGLGKEKLLEIEKVVEQARAAKEAGASRFCMGAAWKSPRERDLQVVLEMVGRVKSLGLETCMTLGMVDTDQARRLSEAGLDYYNHNLDTSPDYYGEIITTRSYADRLDTLANVREAGMKVCSGGILGMGEAPRDRAALLQQLVRLEPHPESVPINMLVKVPGTPLEDVEDLDPLTFIRAIAVARILMPKSHVRLSAGREQMSESTQAMAFLAGANSIFYGDTLLTTGNPQVERDRALFDKLGLHPERRETCADDGQAEAALEEAIQRQRGGELFYDAAQA, encoded by the coding sequence ATGCCTGCCCAACTCCCCGACAACGCCCCGGATGCCTTGACCCTAGCCGCCCGCCCGGCCATCCGCCACGACTGGAGCCTGGAGGAGATCGAGGCGCTGTTCGCGCTGCCCTTCAACGACCTGCTGTTCCGCGCCCAGCAGGTCCATCGGGCGCACTTCGATCCCAACGCCGTCCAGGTCTCCACGCTGCTGTCGATCAAGACCGGCGCCTGCCCGGAGGACTGCAAGTACTGCCCGCAGTCCGGGCACTACAACACCGGGCTCGGCAAGGAGAAGCTGCTCGAGATCGAGAAGGTGGTGGAGCAGGCCCGCGCCGCCAAGGAGGCCGGCGCCAGCCGCTTCTGCATGGGCGCGGCCTGGAAGAGCCCACGCGAGCGCGACCTCCAGGTGGTGCTGGAGATGGTCGGTCGCGTCAAGTCGCTGGGGCTCGAGACCTGCATGACGCTGGGCATGGTCGACACCGACCAGGCCAGGCGCCTCTCCGAGGCGGGCCTCGACTACTACAACCACAACCTCGACACCTCGCCGGACTACTACGGCGAGATCATCACCACCCGGAGCTATGCCGACCGGCTGGATACCCTGGCCAACGTCCGCGAGGCCGGCATGAAGGTCTGCTCCGGCGGTATCCTCGGCATGGGCGAGGCGCCGCGGGACCGGGCCGCCCTGCTCCAGCAGCTGGTGCGTCTCGAGCCGCACCCGGAGTCCGTGCCCATCAACATGCTGGTCAAGGTGCCCGGCACGCCGCTGGAAGACGTCGAGGACCTCGACCCGCTGACGTTCATCCGCGCCATCGCCGTGGCCCGCATCCTGATGCCGAAGAGCCACGTGCGCCTCTCCGCCGGACGCGAGCAGATGTCCGAGTCGACCCAGGCCATGGCCTTCCTGGCCGGCGCCAACTCCATCTTCTACGGGGATACCCTGCTGACCACCGGCAACCCCCAGGTGGAGCGGGACCGGGCGCTGTTCGACAAGCTCGGCCTGCACCCGGAACGCCGCGAGACCTGCGCCGACGACGGCCAGGCGGAAGCCGCCCTGGAGGAGGCCATCCAGCGGCAGCGCGGCGGCGAGCTGTTCTACGACGCGGCCCAGGCCTGA
- a CDS encoding ComF family protein encodes MSTFRRQEVDDWLRLVLPGRCLFCLADSEGGHPWCEACFAALPWNRTACPRCGEPRHDQAQGRVCGRCLRRPPAFDRTRVVLRYEDEVAALMQHFKFHASPRAGAVLVALLAAGCRPRPGAEPQALLAVPLHPHRARQRGFDQGRWLAERLSARLGIPLGRAQRRRDTPSQRGLDRRRRRGNLRGAFRVDGPLPARVALLDDVMTTGATLDALARACRRAGAEEVEAWAVARTPLEAP; translated from the coding sequence ATGTCAACCTTTCGCCGGCAGGAGGTTGACGACTGGCTGCGTCTCGTCCTGCCGGGGCGCTGCCTGTTCTGCCTGGCGGACAGCGAGGGAGGCCACCCCTGGTGTGAGGCCTGCTTTGCGGCACTGCCCTGGAACCGCACGGCCTGCCCGCGCTGCGGCGAGCCCCGGCACGACCAGGCGCAGGGCCGGGTCTGCGGGCGTTGCCTGCGACGCCCGCCGGCCTTCGACCGGACGCGGGTGGTCCTGCGCTACGAGGACGAGGTAGCCGCGTTGATGCAGCACTTCAAGTTCCATGCCTCCCCGCGGGCCGGGGCGGTACTGGTGGCGCTGCTGGCGGCGGGCTGTCGGCCCCGGCCGGGAGCGGAACCCCAGGCGCTGCTGGCGGTCCCCCTGCACCCGCATCGGGCACGCCAGCGGGGCTTCGACCAGGGCCGCTGGCTGGCCGAGCGACTGTCGGCCCGGCTGGGGATCCCGCTTGGCCGGGCGCAGCGTCGTCGTGATACGCCGAGTCAGCGCGGCCTCGATCGCCGCCGGCGACGGGGCAACCTGCGCGGCGCCTTCCGGGTCGACGGCCCCCTGCCCGCGCGGGTGGCCCTGCTCGACGACGTGATGACCACCGGGGCCACCCTGGATGCCCTGGCGCGGGCCTGCCGTCGGGCGGGCGCCGAGGAGGTCGAGGCCTGGGCGGTCGCCCGCACGCCGCTCGAGGCCCCCTGA
- a CDS encoding alpha/beta fold hydrolase: MSRLVLLSGWGCDARIWQALDGHWPQGMQVSAPDWPGYGPRPESRDPASLDALAAAMAAALPPEAVWVGWSLGGLLAEALLDHLPAPRALVVLGMGPRFCHPDGVSDEELATFRHAFRRDPEATRAHFLRWQLRGEPSPRAAHRQLLARIGQAPPASLTTLAAGLEQLARLDAGRRAGAAPCPVYRLAGEADPLLAPALREAADWRLANAGHCPMLSQPERLAALLAAVAATPASPPRAPEALP; this comes from the coding sequence GTGAGCCGCCTGGTCCTGCTCTCCGGCTGGGGCTGCGACGCCCGCATCTGGCAGGCCCTCGACGGCCACTGGCCGCAGGGAATGCAGGTGAGTGCCCCCGACTGGCCTGGCTACGGCCCGCGCCCCGAGTCCCGCGACCCCGCCTCGCTGGACGCCTTGGCCGCGGCCATGGCCGCGGCCCTGCCGCCGGAGGCCGTCTGGGTGGGCTGGTCCCTCGGGGGCCTGCTGGCCGAGGCCCTGCTCGACCACCTTCCGGCCCCCCGCGCCCTGGTGGTCCTCGGCATGGGCCCGCGCTTCTGCCACCCGGACGGCGTCAGCGACGAGGAACTCGCGACCTTCCGGCATGCCTTCCGCCGCGATCCCGAGGCCACTCGCGCCCACTTCCTGCGCTGGCAGCTGCGCGGCGAACCGTCGCCCCGGGCCGCCCACCGGCAATTGCTGGCGCGGATCGGCCAGGCGCCGCCGGCCAGCCTGACGACCCTGGCCGCCGGCCTCGAGCAGTTGGCACGGCTGGACGCTGGCCGACGTGCGGGGGCCGCGCCCTGCCCGGTGTACCGCCTGGCGGGGGAGGCCGACCCGCTGCTCGCCCCCGCGCTGCGCGAGGCCGCCGACTGGCGTCTGGCCAACGCCGGCCACTGCCCGATGCTCAGCCAGCCCGAGCGCCTGGCGGCGCTGCTGGCCGCCGTCGCCGCCACCCCGGCCTCGCCACCCCGCGCACCGGAGGCCCTGCCATGA
- a CDS encoding methyltransferase domain-containing protein yields the protein MTAQPMLDKRRPDDPEWRARVARAFSRAAPHYRERALAQQAMGETLLDRLPARADRVLDLGCGPGAMTADLARRYGDACRVTGLDLAPGMLEEARRRHPMGIRWLVGDANALPLATASHDLVVSNLAIQWCPDLDAVMAELYRVLRPGCRALINTLGPGTLAEVHQAWSLPERPAALLGFRDAGAHRLAGHRAGFRGVTLEQRTERFHYPDLAAVMASIKGVGAQVARRGARLSRADVARAARCFEALRTPAGLPVSYRLLTLTLER from the coding sequence ATGACCGCCCAGCCGATGCTCGACAAGCGCCGCCCGGACGACCCCGAGTGGCGGGCCCGGGTGGCCCGCGCCTTTTCCCGGGCCGCGCCCCATTACCGCGAGCGGGCCCTGGCCCAGCAGGCCATGGGCGAGACTCTCCTCGACCGCCTGCCGGCCCGCGCCGACCGGGTGCTGGACCTGGGCTGCGGCCCCGGGGCGATGACCGCCGACCTGGCCCGTCGCTACGGCGATGCCTGCCGGGTCACCGGCCTGGACCTCGCCCCCGGCATGCTGGAGGAGGCCCGCCGGCGCCATCCGATGGGCATCCGCTGGCTGGTCGGTGACGCCAACGCCCTGCCGCTGGCCACGGCCAGCCACGACCTGGTGGTCTCGAACCTGGCGATCCAGTGGTGTCCGGATCTCGACGCTGTGATGGCCGAGCTGTACCGCGTGCTGCGACCGGGGTGCCGCGCCCTGATCAATACCCTGGGGCCCGGCACCCTGGCCGAGGTGCACCAGGCCTGGTCGCTACCGGAGCGGCCCGCCGCCCTGCTGGGCTTTCGCGATGCCGGGGCGCATCGCCTGGCCGGTCACCGGGCCGGCTTTCGCGGCGTGACCCTCGAGCAGCGTACCGAGCGGTTCCACTATCCGGACCTGGCCGCGGTGATGGCCTCGATCAAGGGCGTCGGGGCCCAGGTGGCCCGCCGCGGAGCGCGGCTGTCGCGGGCCGACGTGGCCCGTGCCGCGCGGTGCTTCGAGGCCCTGCGCACCCCGGCGGGCCTGCCCGTCTCCTATCGCCTGCTGACCCTGACCCTGGAGCGCTGA